In Desulfuromonadaceae bacterium, one DNA window encodes the following:
- a CDS encoding cytochrome c3 family protein yields the protein MPALDRSFPPRLILLVALVLALFVPPLLCQAGSASEVFLLAADDSCLDCHDDLLEQQYKHAAIDDRDSCTLCHPLADPSQHTPTRPGKNVAELCWQCHDAFAGSSATHGPVATGECTACHDPHSAAQAKLLRQAQPTLCWSCHDKTVEDAQKIQLPATKPLFEDKEAILHPPFADGGCNDCHLPHASDQPRLLNAAYPAGFYQSYSTAAYELCLNCHDSAAFNAARTLTATAFRNGNLNLHYRHVNKDKGRSCRACHSAHGGYQARLVTQSFRFGDRLLGVGFAATASGGSCTTNCHIKANYDRLEPAFNPLRTSPRPPGQNATPEELQHAGNAGSR from the coding sequence ATGCCTGCCCTTGATCGTTCTTTTCCCCCCCGGCTCATCTTGCTCGTCGCCCTTGTCTTGGCGCTCTTTGTGCCGCCCCTCCTTTGCCAGGCGGGCAGCGCCAGTGAGGTCTTTCTCTTGGCGGCGGACGACAGCTGCCTCGATTGTCATGACGATCTCCTTGAGCAGCAGTACAAGCACGCCGCCATTGACGACCGTGACAGCTGCACCCTTTGCCATCCGCTGGCTGATCCGAGCCAACATACGCCGACCCGGCCGGGGAAGAATGTCGCCGAGCTCTGTTGGCAATGTCATGATGCCTTTGCCGGCAGCAGCGCGACGCACGGCCCGGTGGCGACCGGTGAGTGTACCGCTTGTCACGACCCGCACAGCGCCGCCCAGGCGAAGCTGTTGCGCCAGGCCCAGCCCACTCTGTGTTGGAGCTGTCACGACAAGACGGTAGAGGACGCGCAAAAAATTCAGCTGCCGGCGACCAAGCCCCTCTTCGAGGACAAAGAGGCGATCCTCCACCCCCCCTTTGCCGATGGCGGCTGCAACGACTGCCACTTGCCCCATGCCAGCGACCAGCCGCGCTTGCTGAACGCCGCCTATCCGGCCGGTTTTTATCAAAGCTACAGCACCGCCGCTTACGAACTCTGTCTGAACTGCCATGACAGCGCCGCTTTTAACGCAGCGCGCACTCTGACCGCTACCGCCTTTCGCAATGGCAACCTCAACCTGCACTATCGCCATGTCAACAAGGATAAGGGGCGCTCTTGCCGCGCCTGCCACAGCGCTCACGGCGGTTATCAGGCGCGCCTGGTCACCCAGAGTTTTCGTTTCGGGGATCGTCTTCTGGGGGTAGGCTTTGCGGCGACCGCCAGTGGTGGCAGTTGCACCACCAACTGTCATATCAAGGCAAACTACGACCGGCTGGAGCCGGCCTTTAATCCCTTACGCACCAGCCCGCGCCCGCCGGGGCAGAATGCGACCCCGGAAGAACTGCAACACGCCGGCAACGCCGGCTCACGTTAA
- a CDS encoding cytochrome c3 family protein — protein sequence MPRSKRHVLLLWLLLVLVSLLAGGCSREVRYQVLTFFFTGVPPLDWVPPEETNPAQIALEARERRQLKSRRAQADRVFTGVYAHGPYVGEACAECHVMTVGGFGFRSGGSSETEKKTIAPGQFVLPPGELCVACHAGKGNAAVQTAGRFAHGPGWNCLTCHEPHNSKEPYLLKAAANDLCQRCHGNSKGNAAAQAADLYSHGPGWNCVSCHDPHSSKEPALLTVAANDLCRQCHGAGFIHDADLHEGLVDCLDCHNPHMGRDATMLRADLREAF from the coding sequence ATGCCGCGAAGTAAACGACATGTGCTGCTGCTCTGGCTGTTGTTGGTGCTCGTGTCGCTGCTGGCCGGCGGCTGCAGCCGCGAAGTTCGCTACCAGGTATTGACCTTCTTTTTTACCGGCGTACCACCCCTTGACTGGGTGCCGCCGGAAGAAACGAATCCCGCTCAGATCGCGCTGGAGGCCCGAGAAAGGCGGCAGCTCAAGAGCAGACGGGCACAGGCCGACAGGGTCTTCACCGGAGTGTATGCACATGGGCCCTATGTCGGCGAAGCCTGTGCCGAGTGCCACGTCATGACCGTCGGCGGCTTCGGTTTTCGCAGTGGCGGCAGTTCTGAAACCGAAAAAAAGACCATCGCACCAGGGCAATTCGTCCTGCCGCCCGGCGAGTTGTGCGTAGCCTGTCACGCCGGCAAGGGGAACGCCGCCGTTCAGACCGCCGGGCGTTTTGCCCATGGCCCGGGCTGGAACTGTCTGACCTGCCACGAGCCCCACAACAGCAAGGAACCCTACCTGCTCAAGGCGGCTGCCAACGATCTTTGTCAGCGCTGTCATGGCAACAGCAAGGGGAACGCCGCAGCGCAAGCCGCCGATCTTTACTCCCATGGACCGGGCTGGAACTGTGTGAGTTGCCACGATCCGCACAGCAGCAAGGAACCGGCCCTGCTTACCGTTGCGGCGAATGACCTTTGTCGTCAGTGCCATGGCGCCGGCTTTATCCACGACGCCGATCTGCACGAAGGGCTGGTCGATTGCCTCGATTGTCACAATCCCCACATGGGGCGCGACGCCACGATGTTGCGCGCTGACTTGCGCGAGGCCTTTTAA